CTGCCTGAGATCACCTTCCTGGATGTGGAGGAGGTGGAGGACTCCACTGAGGAGACCCTACCAGAGCAGCTCTGCATCTCACAGACCCGCAAGAGGTCCAGTATCCACTGGAGTCCAGAACCAGAGAACTGTGAGGGGGACGCCAGGGAGACCCTGCCAGGGCAGCTCTGCATCTCACAGACCAGCAAGAGGTCCAGTATCCACTGGAGTCCAGAACCGGAGAACTGTGAGGGGGACGCCAGGGAGACCCTGCCAGGGCAGCTCTGCATCTCACAGACCAGCAAGAGGTCCAGTATCCACTGGAGTCCAGAACCGGAGAACTGTGAGGGGGACGCCAGGGAGACCCTGCCAGAGCAGCTCTGCATCTCACAGACCCGCAAGAGGTCCAGTATCCACTGGAGTCCAGAACCGGAGAACTGTGAGGAGAACTGTGAGGAGCTCCCACAGATCTGAGACCGCTCTGCACAGAACCGTTCATCACAGGGCAGCTGGATCTGTGGAAGCTGTCCCGTTCAGGGCACTAAAAACAGGCCAGCATGCAAGAAGTACACTGAACATGTTCAACTGAACTGCACTTACTCACATAGTAGGAATCGTAGTTTAAATAGATTAGATAtaattagattatatatatatatatagatgtatatatatatatatatatatatatagtatgatatCTCTCTGAAATACTTCTCGTTTGGGTAACACCAATCTGTTTTTATagaagaaatgtgtttgtttttgcttgcttGTGGAGGAGTTTGTAAAGATGTAGTTCAGAGCCCAGTTTAAGGAATCGAAGTTGATTTGAAACAGCAGCGTGCAATTCCAGCGCATCTCTCCTGATGGGAAGTGTAATCTCTTATTCACATGCAGGAGGAAAGTGGAGTCTAaaactacactttgctatgaatAGAAATATCAATGAATATGAATTATAGATCCCACTGTATATGCATTTGAATATTAATCTTTGAcactaaaaaacaataaataatatttgaataaGGAATGTTTGTGTTCCATTTCATTACacgttatataaaatatatattctatatgaaAGATGTTGCTTCGGTTCTACACACTGCGTTATTGCAAACCTATCCCTTGTGAATGAGGGATCAAGTTTAAGATTCAGAACAGTTTCAGTGAGGTCATGCAATGACAGCTTCACTAGCATGCTATACATTCTGATCACTGGCCATTGCCTTTGAAGCTTAACCCTGCAGAAATGTTTATTGAACGTTAGATTTATTAACATGATTTATTAACAAGCCCTGTGCTGTGGGTATAGCTTCCACTGCGCAGAGTCTGTCCTGCGCTCATTCTGGAAACGTCACTGCTTTTGTTATCTGTGTGGCAGATTTATAAAATATGCACATTGAGACCAGAATCACATCAGTATCGAGGTGGAAAGCAGTAACATCACAGAGTCACGCTGCTCTCTGCCTCACTATAAGGGTTCATAGAGATATAGAGAGTGTAGCATCGCAGTCATGCTGCTCTCTGCAGCACTATAAGGGTTCATAGAGATATAGTGTAGCATCGCAGAGTCACGCTGCTCTCTGCAGCACTGTAAGGGTTCATAGAGATATAGAGAGTGTAACATCGCAGAGTCACGCTGCTCTCTGCCTCACTATAAGGGTTCATTACATAGAGATATAAAGAGCACTgaggttatatataaaaaataaaacaaataaaccacacaggtttaccaaaaaaaatcataatttactttaaatatcAGGTTGTACACGTTACAGGACTGGTGTATGCCAGCACACACAATTcacattgcattattatttgtttgaaagagtTCACAGTTGATTGCATACATTCAGCATTAACATCATTGCAGTTTGTAATCAGCCCTTGTTTCTTGACGTCTGGTATTTTGTGCTTTAATTTCCAGCAGTGCTCAAGATGAGGAGGTGGAGGGATGAGAAGACACACCGAGGGATGCTGGGCATGGCTTGAACTGTCCTCTCTCAAGAGCGGCATCACTGGggcaaactggactgtcaacacaGCCTGTGCAGGCGACATCATGCGTGACACAGCACGCGTGAGTATTCTTGGTTTTGGAAAAAGGTTTCATGGTTCAGCCGACTTTTCTAAAGTCTTgattcacatactttttcaagAAATCCATCAGGAATCCATGCATTGGAAAAACATCAGAATTCACTGATAAAGGCTTATGCCCTCATTACATATGTAGAAATTCTtatgaccattaaaaaaaatgtgcagttaGCTTTTCCTGCCACTAGGGGTCACAAACACAACTACAGTACACCTGTACATACTGCAAGGAGGGCTGGAAATGGACATGCCTGCTTTACCCTTTAATTTATACCTGAACCTGCAACATTAAAAAGGGAAGCAATATTCCATTTCCATAGCCTGTAGCCAGCAGAATAcagaacagtttattttcttcctttctcAATCAGTCAAACTGCGACATCTAGTGGAATGAGGTGGAACTACAACACATTACTGCAGCTTAATTTTAACTCTTAGTTTAAAATgtacaccattattattattattattattatacaaataagCTAAATCTActtttaacatgaaaaaatgtttaaatcattttttaagcaTAGATTACCAAGCCCTAATTCAGGGCACAGACTTGACAAGAAAGTGCATGTGCATTATTTCAGATTCCTGGCTGCACAGAGACCATTGTCAGCCTGAAGCAGCGCTGTGCAATGTGAAATGACTCAAGCATGACTTCCTCGTGGTATACTTTAAGagcggctggtttcacaggccctgaATAGCACCAGTCTTAGACTAGTTTACCTACAGTGGGGAGCCCAAGACTAGGTCAGTGAAACCAGACCCAAGAGGATCAGAAAATGTGAACACCAGAGGGGTCGCCCCAAAGCCTTTATTACAACAAGCAGAGTCGGGGGCTGCAGTGGGTAACGTCACCCCAGAACACGTGCTTGGCACGCTGGGATGTGATCCACAAGCGTCCGCAAAAGTTAacattgaaacattttgttttatttctctccgTAGTTTCAGTGGAGGCCAACCAGAACGATCCATTaagccactttttaaaaaagtcaagAGTCAGCCATCTTGGTGGGGGTTTAAAAGTCATGAACCAGCCATCTTGTCAGGGGTTTAAAAGTCATGAACCAGCCATCTTGTCAGGGGTTTAAAAGTCATGAACCAGCCATCTTGTCAGGGGTTTAAAAGTCATGAACCAGCCATCTTGGTGGGGGTTTAAAAGCTTGGCTGGTGTTCAGTAGTGAAGTTCCTTCCATTAAAAGAGAAGGGTTTTCTGGGCTGCTCCCATTGCCCTGGTGAGCACACACTCTGTTGTTGTAGAAACCTTTCCAAAGAGCTTGTTGATGAAGTGTTGTCCGTGGCTGGGTAGCGCTGTGTGGGTTTGTTCAGTCCGGACTTTCAATAGGGTAGTCAATGAGGTTCTGGtgggattaaaacaaaaaacaaatgttatattgtgtgttttattaaatatttagcaaGGCTGCTTTTTTAGATCCTAAGAACAGAAGAATTatcgaacaagaggaggccattcggcccatctacaCTGGTCCGGTTCCCAGTAGCGGCTTGATCTCacaactttgtcaagttgggtcttaaaggacctcagtgattctgcctcaagcCGATCTGCCCTTGGCTTCCATTATACTTGACAGCTACAGTAGAGCGGTCCAGTTTATTTCAGGTTTCTAGCGTGGATAGTGAGATGTACCTGAATTACTTTCATACTCTTAAACATTACCTGTGTGTTCAGGAGTAAGAAAAGTGCACAGAGTGAAATGAAACATTACAAAGCACACACAAAACCAGAGTGACTTAAACACTGGCTAAACTGCAGCAAACGCACTTGCGCTGACTTGGTGAAGCCCTTCGCCCGCCAGGCCCATGTCACACACACAGTCCAGGCTCAACAGCAGTGGATGAATGATGAAGCCCTCTTACCAGTGGCTGGCCGTTGCTGAACTGGGTGAAGCGGTCCTGCAGGTACTTGTTCCCGAAGCCCATGATGCGGTTCACTGTGTGGTTACAGATGCCCGCCACCTTGGCAGTGATGTCCAGCGTGAAGGCAAACTTGACCAGCTCGGGGGGGCTCACCTGCGGCTGCTGACCCCTGACCTCTGAGGTCTCCACGTAgcggtcagccagctgctggaAGGAGCTGTAGGTCATGCCCTGGAAGAAGGAGTTCAGATCCGTGCTCTCCTTCAGCTGCGGAGCGGCAAACAAGGGGTTAACAGAAGAGCAATCAATAAGCAGGGCTGCAGTGCTCTCGCACCCAAACAATCAATTATCTGTAATGAACGGGAGCCGCTGATATTTCTTATACAGtcatctgaaatgtatttatcagCTGTCTGTCTTTCACTTCTTTATTTTCCACATAGCACCCTGTCTCTCGAACCCGCCCCCCGGTGCTCTGGGCACTTCCGATTGGCTCACTTTCCAAAAACAGTGTTAACAGAACCTGTATTTGTTTAGCAAGGCAAGATTGTAAAGGTAAATTTAGCTCAGTTATCACAACAAGTGACGTGATAAAAGCTCTGTTGAAATACTGTGCCTACCTTTTCATCTAtaatgtctccttccctctgcaGCAAAGAGACAATCTGATCAATCTGAAGCTGATCTGAAAAGAAAGGGAAATATTCTTTCAGGATCACTCTTCACAGCAAATCACAAAGCCTGCCCCTCCTTCGTGAAGAGTGAAGACCTCCTAGCACGTGTCAGGTTTTTATAACTCAATACTGCTTGTGTTTACAGCTCCCATAGTTACCattcaaatataataatacagtgtaTTCAACAAGCCCAGACAAGTCGggtctgctgttttgaaaacATTCACAATGCAGTGCTGAGGTCCAAGCAAATCACGGGACCGAGCACTTCCAGGTAATCCTAGGATAGCGATGTGGTTGATAAACACCACCCCCCCCAGGATCATTAAAAAGCAACACGTGCAGCTTCTGATCAAGTCCCCAACACTTGTGGTGCCTTCCTTTGCTGCGAGGCGTGTGTTTGCCACCTGTCTTTATAGCCATGCACTTGAGAACACTTCCACTCACCACCAGCAGATATCGTCCCATCAGTGTCCAGGTCAGGAGATTGTGACACCTCTTCCAGGACCGGCTCCTGTGCCTTCACGATGCGCTCCATCTCCACAGACACCTGCTCGTAGTACGAGTACTGAGGCTGCGTCTCGGGAGCTGGGGGGAAGGGGGAATCAGGGATCAGAGCCCATCTTTAATGCTCAACCAACCTACAGGCTCCTCCTGTAAAAACTAATTTATGTTTGTGCTTTTTCAATTGTGCTGGTCGTGCAACGCATGTTGTGACAATGTATTACTGAGACAGCGGTAGGTTCTTGGGATGCTTGCAAAACTTTTACGCCAGAGTGTAGCCCTAATCCTGGTCTACCTACAGTGATGTTACCTTTTGCAAATCCTTACGAGATGAATGCTTGGATCAATCTACAGAGCGTTCTAGTGCCAGACCGACATTCTGTTCAAACACTCACCTTCTTGCTTATGCACATTGCCACGAAGAGCCAGGAAAGTGGGTTTCTTTGGGGCGTCCGTGCCTCTGCTCTTGAAGGAGAAGGACTTCCGCAGGGTGCTCTTCCGTTTGAGTGGCTTGGCCGGCCGGGGGGTGGTGGGGCTGTAGTGGTCCTCCGAGAACTGCCGGGTCACAGGCAGACAGCCGGCAGGGGCTCCCTGGCTCTCTGTGGATCCCGAGGCTGGCTTCTCCTCCGAGGTTGGCTCCTGGTCCTCTTTCTCCTCGCTGCTCTTCTTCCAGAAGAAGCTGAACAGGCTCTTCAGGACAGCCTTCTTCCCCTTCTTGGAAGCTTTCTTGGGCTTCTCCGTCGAGCTCCCCAGGGGAGTGACAGAGCGGGCTGGGCTCTCAGAAAGCTTTGGTTCAACCGGGACCTTTACCTCCTTGCCAACCTCACTGCTAGGCCCCAAACTGTCCAGTTCGCTGATTGACCTTCGCACTTCGCCCTTCACGTTCTTTGCACCCCTGCggtctcctcctctccccctgggCTTCCTGTCTCGTCCTGGTCCATCGTTCAGACTCAGACTGCGCCTCACGTACAGCTCCAGCACCCTCTCTGCGTCCTTGCGCCCCAGAGACAGCAATCGGGGGTCCAAGGTAGGGGCTCCCTGCAGGGTCTCCACTGCCGGCTCCATGCTGGGGATCCTGCaagacacacacagggtcagggcAAACACAGTACCGGGGTGTCTTTGCTTTATAGAAGCCGCCTCCACCTTTGAAACTAGTTTGCATCTGTCACTACTTTTTGCAAGTTTTTTAAATGCCTAACAGAAATGACTTGACTGACTTATGAATGCCTCTGTTGCtcagaaagcaaaaataaatatttagtaccAATACACAATGCAGGAACTCAAACTCTTAATACAGGTTATATTTAATACTGCTTCAGTGACTCCTCACACCGCACAGCATCTCATTTTCCTTTATGGACAGTATAAACGACAACTGCATGCATCGCGCTTTTATGAACTTATGAAACTGAAACCACCCATTGACAGCTGCCATCTTGTCTCAGCCCCCACTGTAAGCGGTGAGATCGCTCAAGCCTTATCTTCGGAAAATCAATACAGGCAGCCTGTTGATTCCTGATAGAATCCGTGCTAGAACAAAGCAACAGCCATTGAGCTGGGTAAATATTCCAGAACACAGACAGCGCTGCT
Above is a window of Polyodon spathula isolate WHYD16114869_AA chromosome 25, ASM1765450v1, whole genome shotgun sequence DNA encoding:
- the LOC121299731 gene encoding apoptosis facilitator Bcl-2-like protein 14 translates to MEPAVETLQGAPTLDPRLLSLGRKDAERVLELYVRRSLSLNDGPGRDRKPRGRGGDRRGAKNVKGEVRRSISELDSLGPSSEVGKEVKVPVEPKLSESPARSVTPLGSSTEKPKKASKKGKKAVLKSLFSFFWKKSSEEKEDQEPTSEEKPASGSTESQGAPAGCLPVTRQFSEDHYSPTTPRPAKPLKRKSTLRKSFSFKSRGTDAPKKPTFLALRGNVHKQEAPETQPQYSYYEQVSVEMERIVKAQEPVLEEVSQSPDLDTDGTISAGDQLQIDQIVSLLQREGDIIDEKLKESTDLNSFFQGMTYSSFQQLADRYVETSEVRGQQPQVSPPELVKFAFTLDITAKVAGICNHTVNRIMGFGNKYLQDRFTQFSNGQPLNLIDYPIESPD